One Lutra lutra chromosome 18, mLutLut1.2, whole genome shotgun sequence genomic window carries:
- the LRCH4 gene encoding leucine-rich repeat and calponin homology domain-containing protein 4 isoform X2 — translation MAAAVAAPLAAGGEEAAATTSVPGSPGLPGSRSAERALEEAVATGTLNLSNRRLKHFPRGAARSYDLSDITQADLSRNRFPEVPEAACQLVSLEGLSLYHNCLRCLNPALGNLTALTYLNLSRNQLSSLPPYICQLPLRVLIISNNKLGALPPDISALGSLRQLDVSGNELQALPAELCSLPSLRDLSVRRNQLSALPDELGDLPLVRLDFSCNRVSRIPVSFCRLRHLQVILLDSNPLQSPPAQICLKGKLHIFKYLSTEAGRRGGSALGDLAPSRPPSFSPCPAEDLFPGRRYDGGLDSGFHSVDSGSKRWSGNESTDEFSELSFRISELAREPRGPRERREDGSADGDPEQIDFIDSHVPGEDEERGAAEEQRPPELSPVAGDTEKAPSSRREEPAGEERRRPDTLQLWQERERRQQQQQQQQQHSALWGAPRKDSGMPKSSATQPGASGGQGAPAPTPAPGPTSQEPLPAAGPATVPAPRPLGSIQRPNSFLFRSSSQSGSGPSSPDSVLRPRRSPQLLDEKELMAQLRQVLESRLQRPLPEDLAEALASGVILCQLANQLRPRSVPFIHVPSPAVPKLSALKSRKNVESFLEACRKMGVPEADLCSPSDLLQGTAQGLWTTLEAVKRVGGRAPPPVWPPSGLGGFIFFYVVLMLLLFVVYTRLLGS, via the exons ATGGCGGCGGCGGTAGCGGCCCCACTCGCCGCCGGGGGTGAGGAGGCGGCAGCCACGACCTCCGTTCCAGGGTCTCCGGGTCTGCCCGGGAGCCGCAGTGCAGAGCGGGCCCTAGAGGAGGCCGTGGCCACCGGGACCCTGAACCTATCTAACCGGCGCTTGAAGCACTTCCCCCGGGGCGCGGCCCGCAGCTACGACCTGTCAGACATCACCCAGGCTG ACCTGTCCCGGAACCGGTTCCCCGAGGTGCCGGAGGCAGCATGCCAGCTGGTGTCCCTGGAGGGCCTGAGCCTCTACCACAATTGCCTGAGATGCCTGAACCCAGCCTTGGGGAATCTCACAGCCCTTACCTACCTCAACCTCAG CCGAAACCAGCTGTCATCGCTGCCACCCTACATCTGCCAGCTGCCCCTGAGGGTGCTCATCATCAGCAACAACAAACTGGGAGCTCTGCCTCCCGACATCAGTGCCTTGGGAAGCCTGCGGCAGCTT GATGTGAGTGGCAATGAGTTGCAGGCCCTCCCGGCAGAGCTGTGCAGTCTCCCTTCCCTGCGGGACCTCAGTGTGCGCAGGAACCAGCTCAGCGCCCTGCCCGATG aGCTGGGGGATCTTCCTCTTGTCCGCCTGGATTTCTCCTGTAACCGTGTCTCCCGCATCCCGGTCTCCTTCTGCCGCCTCAGGCACCTGCAGGTCATTCTGCTGGACAGCAACCCCCTGCAGAGCCCTCCGGCTCAG ATCTGTCTGAAGGGGAAACTTCACATCTTCAAGTACTTGTCGACAGAAGCTGGGCGGCGTGGGGGGTCTGCGCTGGGGGACCTGGCCCCTTCCCGCCCCCCGAGTTTCAGTCCCTG CCCTGCTGAGGACTTATTTCCTGGACGTCGGTACGATGGTGGGCTGGACTCAGGCTTCCACAGCGTTGACAGTGGCAGCAAGAGGTGGTCTGGAAATGAG TCAACAGATGAATTTTCGGAGTTGTCCTTCCGGATCTCGGAGCTGGCCCGGGAGCCTCGGGGGCCCAGGGAGCGGAGAGAGGATGGCTCCG CTGACGGAGACCCTGAGCAGATTGACTTCATTGACAGCCACGTGCCTGGGGAGGACGAGGAGCGAGGCGCTGCTGAG GAGCAGCGGCCACCAGAATTAAGCCCTGTGGCAGGGGACACCGAGAAGGCGCCAAGCAGCAG GCGGGAGGAGCCGGCCGGGGAGGAACGGCGGCGCCCCGACACCTTGCAGTTGTGGCAGGAGCGagagcggcggcagcagcagcaacagcagcaacagcagcacaGTGCACTCTGGGGGGCCCCCAGGAAGGACAG TGGCATGCCAAAGTCCAGTGCCACCCAGCCGGGAGCTTCAGGAGGACAGggagcccctgcccccacccctgcccctggccccacctcccaggagccccttcctGCGGCTGGACCAG CAACAGTGCCTGCTCCCCGGCCACTCGGCTCCATTCAGAGACCAAACAGCTTCCTCTTCCGTTCTTCCTCTCAGAGTGGCTCAG gCCCTTCCTCACCAGACTCTGTCTTGAGACCTCGGCGATCCCCCCAGCTTCTGGATGAAAAGGAGCTGATGGCTCAGCTGCGCCAG gtCCTTGAGTCAAGGCTGCAGCGGCCCCTGCCCGAGGACCTGGCAGAAGCTCTGGCCAGTGGGGTCATCCTGTGTCAGCTGGCCAACCAGCTGCGGCCCCGCTCCGTGCCCTTCATCCACGTGCCCTCACCTGCTGTG CCAAAACTTAGTGCTCTCAAGTCTCGGAAAAATGTGGAGAGTTTCTTAGAAGCCTGTcgaaaaatgggggtgcctgag GCCGACCTGTGCTCGCCCTCGGATCTCCTCCAGGGCACTGCCCAGGGGCTGTGGACCACCCTGGAGGCTGTGAagcgggtggggggcagggccccCCCGCCCGTCTGGCCCCCTTCTGGTCTGGGCGGCTTCATCTTCTTCTACGTGGTCCTCATGCTGCTGCTCTTTGTCGTCTACACTCGGCTCCTGGGTTCCTAG
- the LRCH4 gene encoding leucine-rich repeat and calponin homology domain-containing protein 4 isoform X3 produces MAAAVAAPLAAGGEEAAATTSVPGSPGLPGSRSAERALEEAVATGTLNLSNRRLKHFPRGAARSYDLSDITQADLSRNRFPEVPEAACQLVSLEGLSLYHNCLRCLNPALGNLTALTYLNLSRNQLSSLPPYICQLPLRVLIISNNKLGALPPDISALGSLRQLDVSGNELQALPAELCSLPSLRDLSVRRNQLSALPDELGDLPLVRLDFSCNRVSRIPVSFCRLRHLQVILLDSNPLQSPPAQICLKGKLHIFKYLSTEAGRRGGSALGDLAPSRPPSFSPCPAEDLFPGRRYDGGLDSGFHSVDSGSKRWSGNESTDEFSELSFRISELAREPRGPRERREDGSADGDPEQIDFIDSHVPGEDEERGAAEEQRPPELSPVAGDTEKAPSSRREEPAGEERRRPDTLQLWQERERRQQQQQQQQQHSALWGAPRKDSFLKLGIRAAGGGAAASSTQASYDGMPKSSATQPGASGGQGAPAPTPAPGPTSQEPLPAAGPATVPAPRPLGSIQRPNSFLFRSSSQSGSGPSSPDSVLRPRRSPQLLDEKELMAQLRQVLESRLQRPLPEDLAEALASGVILCQLANQLRPRSVPFIHVPSPAVPKLSALKSRKNVESFLEACRKMGVPEESLCQPHHILEEEGAPGRGLPYIAAVIHALLERP; encoded by the exons ATGGCGGCGGCGGTAGCGGCCCCACTCGCCGCCGGGGGTGAGGAGGCGGCAGCCACGACCTCCGTTCCAGGGTCTCCGGGTCTGCCCGGGAGCCGCAGTGCAGAGCGGGCCCTAGAGGAGGCCGTGGCCACCGGGACCCTGAACCTATCTAACCGGCGCTTGAAGCACTTCCCCCGGGGCGCGGCCCGCAGCTACGACCTGTCAGACATCACCCAGGCTG ACCTGTCCCGGAACCGGTTCCCCGAGGTGCCGGAGGCAGCATGCCAGCTGGTGTCCCTGGAGGGCCTGAGCCTCTACCACAATTGCCTGAGATGCCTGAACCCAGCCTTGGGGAATCTCACAGCCCTTACCTACCTCAACCTCAG CCGAAACCAGCTGTCATCGCTGCCACCCTACATCTGCCAGCTGCCCCTGAGGGTGCTCATCATCAGCAACAACAAACTGGGAGCTCTGCCTCCCGACATCAGTGCCTTGGGAAGCCTGCGGCAGCTT GATGTGAGTGGCAATGAGTTGCAGGCCCTCCCGGCAGAGCTGTGCAGTCTCCCTTCCCTGCGGGACCTCAGTGTGCGCAGGAACCAGCTCAGCGCCCTGCCCGATG aGCTGGGGGATCTTCCTCTTGTCCGCCTGGATTTCTCCTGTAACCGTGTCTCCCGCATCCCGGTCTCCTTCTGCCGCCTCAGGCACCTGCAGGTCATTCTGCTGGACAGCAACCCCCTGCAGAGCCCTCCGGCTCAG ATCTGTCTGAAGGGGAAACTTCACATCTTCAAGTACTTGTCGACAGAAGCTGGGCGGCGTGGGGGGTCTGCGCTGGGGGACCTGGCCCCTTCCCGCCCCCCGAGTTTCAGTCCCTG CCCTGCTGAGGACTTATTTCCTGGACGTCGGTACGATGGTGGGCTGGACTCAGGCTTCCACAGCGTTGACAGTGGCAGCAAGAGGTGGTCTGGAAATGAG TCAACAGATGAATTTTCGGAGTTGTCCTTCCGGATCTCGGAGCTGGCCCGGGAGCCTCGGGGGCCCAGGGAGCGGAGAGAGGATGGCTCCG CTGACGGAGACCCTGAGCAGATTGACTTCATTGACAGCCACGTGCCTGGGGAGGACGAGGAGCGAGGCGCTGCTGAG GAGCAGCGGCCACCAGAATTAAGCCCTGTGGCAGGGGACACCGAGAAGGCGCCAAGCAGCAG GCGGGAGGAGCCGGCCGGGGAGGAACGGCGGCGCCCCGACACCTTGCAGTTGTGGCAGGAGCGagagcggcggcagcagcagcaacagcagcaacagcagcacaGTGCACTCTGGGGGGCCCCCAGGAAGGACAG ttttctgaaGCTGGGGATCAGGGCTGCTGGCGGAGGGGCTGCTGCCTCGTCCACTCAGGCCTCCTATGA TGGCATGCCAAAGTCCAGTGCCACCCAGCCGGGAGCTTCAGGAGGACAGggagcccctgcccccacccctgcccctggccccacctcccaggagccccttcctGCGGCTGGACCAG CAACAGTGCCTGCTCCCCGGCCACTCGGCTCCATTCAGAGACCAAACAGCTTCCTCTTCCGTTCTTCCTCTCAGAGTGGCTCAG gCCCTTCCTCACCAGACTCTGTCTTGAGACCTCGGCGATCCCCCCAGCTTCTGGATGAAAAGGAGCTGATGGCTCAGCTGCGCCAG gtCCTTGAGTCAAGGCTGCAGCGGCCCCTGCCCGAGGACCTGGCAGAAGCTCTGGCCAGTGGGGTCATCCTGTGTCAGCTGGCCAACCAGCTGCGGCCCCGCTCCGTGCCCTTCATCCACGTGCCCTCACCTGCTGTG CCAAAACTTAGTGCTCTCAAGTCTCGGAAAAATGTGGAGAGTTTCTTAGAAGCCTGTcgaaaaatgggggtgcctgag gagtCCCTGTGCCAGCCCCACCACATCTTGGAAGAGGAGGGGGCCCCGGGAAGGGGCCTCCCCTACATCGCTGCTGTCATCCACGCACTGCTGGAACGGCCATAG
- the LRCH4 gene encoding leucine-rich repeat and calponin homology domain-containing protein 4 isoform X1 — translation MAAAVAAPLAAGGEEAAATTSVPGSPGLPGSRSAERALEEAVATGTLNLSNRRLKHFPRGAARSYDLSDITQADLSRNRFPEVPEAACQLVSLEGLSLYHNCLRCLNPALGNLTALTYLNLSRNQLSSLPPYICQLPLRVLIISNNKLGALPPDISALGSLRQLDVSGNELQALPAELCSLPSLRDLSVRRNQLSALPDELGDLPLVRLDFSCNRVSRIPVSFCRLRHLQVILLDSNPLQSPPAQICLKGKLHIFKYLSTEAGRRGGSALGDLAPSRPPSFSPCPAEDLFPGRRYDGGLDSGFHSVDSGSKRWSGNESTDEFSELSFRISELAREPRGPRERREDGSADGDPEQIDFIDSHVPGEDEERGAAEEQRPPELSPVAGDTEKAPSSRREEPAGEERRRPDTLQLWQERERRQQQQQQQQQHSALWGAPRKDSFLKLGIRAAGGGAAASSTQASYDGMPKSSATQPGASGGQGAPAPTPAPGPTSQEPLPAAGPATVPAPRPLGSIQRPNSFLFRSSSQSGSGPSSPDSVLRPRRSPQLLDEKELMAQLRQVLESRLQRPLPEDLAEALASGVILCQLANQLRPRSVPFIHVPSPAVPKLSALKSRKNVESFLEACRKMGVPEADLCSPSDLLQGTAQGLWTTLEAVKRVGGRAPPPVWPPSGLGGFIFFYVVLMLLLFVVYTRLLGS, via the exons ATGGCGGCGGCGGTAGCGGCCCCACTCGCCGCCGGGGGTGAGGAGGCGGCAGCCACGACCTCCGTTCCAGGGTCTCCGGGTCTGCCCGGGAGCCGCAGTGCAGAGCGGGCCCTAGAGGAGGCCGTGGCCACCGGGACCCTGAACCTATCTAACCGGCGCTTGAAGCACTTCCCCCGGGGCGCGGCCCGCAGCTACGACCTGTCAGACATCACCCAGGCTG ACCTGTCCCGGAACCGGTTCCCCGAGGTGCCGGAGGCAGCATGCCAGCTGGTGTCCCTGGAGGGCCTGAGCCTCTACCACAATTGCCTGAGATGCCTGAACCCAGCCTTGGGGAATCTCACAGCCCTTACCTACCTCAACCTCAG CCGAAACCAGCTGTCATCGCTGCCACCCTACATCTGCCAGCTGCCCCTGAGGGTGCTCATCATCAGCAACAACAAACTGGGAGCTCTGCCTCCCGACATCAGTGCCTTGGGAAGCCTGCGGCAGCTT GATGTGAGTGGCAATGAGTTGCAGGCCCTCCCGGCAGAGCTGTGCAGTCTCCCTTCCCTGCGGGACCTCAGTGTGCGCAGGAACCAGCTCAGCGCCCTGCCCGATG aGCTGGGGGATCTTCCTCTTGTCCGCCTGGATTTCTCCTGTAACCGTGTCTCCCGCATCCCGGTCTCCTTCTGCCGCCTCAGGCACCTGCAGGTCATTCTGCTGGACAGCAACCCCCTGCAGAGCCCTCCGGCTCAG ATCTGTCTGAAGGGGAAACTTCACATCTTCAAGTACTTGTCGACAGAAGCTGGGCGGCGTGGGGGGTCTGCGCTGGGGGACCTGGCCCCTTCCCGCCCCCCGAGTTTCAGTCCCTG CCCTGCTGAGGACTTATTTCCTGGACGTCGGTACGATGGTGGGCTGGACTCAGGCTTCCACAGCGTTGACAGTGGCAGCAAGAGGTGGTCTGGAAATGAG TCAACAGATGAATTTTCGGAGTTGTCCTTCCGGATCTCGGAGCTGGCCCGGGAGCCTCGGGGGCCCAGGGAGCGGAGAGAGGATGGCTCCG CTGACGGAGACCCTGAGCAGATTGACTTCATTGACAGCCACGTGCCTGGGGAGGACGAGGAGCGAGGCGCTGCTGAG GAGCAGCGGCCACCAGAATTAAGCCCTGTGGCAGGGGACACCGAGAAGGCGCCAAGCAGCAG GCGGGAGGAGCCGGCCGGGGAGGAACGGCGGCGCCCCGACACCTTGCAGTTGTGGCAGGAGCGagagcggcggcagcagcagcaacagcagcaacagcagcacaGTGCACTCTGGGGGGCCCCCAGGAAGGACAG ttttctgaaGCTGGGGATCAGGGCTGCTGGCGGAGGGGCTGCTGCCTCGTCCACTCAGGCCTCCTATGA TGGCATGCCAAAGTCCAGTGCCACCCAGCCGGGAGCTTCAGGAGGACAGggagcccctgcccccacccctgcccctggccccacctcccaggagccccttcctGCGGCTGGACCAG CAACAGTGCCTGCTCCCCGGCCACTCGGCTCCATTCAGAGACCAAACAGCTTCCTCTTCCGTTCTTCCTCTCAGAGTGGCTCAG gCCCTTCCTCACCAGACTCTGTCTTGAGACCTCGGCGATCCCCCCAGCTTCTGGATGAAAAGGAGCTGATGGCTCAGCTGCGCCAG gtCCTTGAGTCAAGGCTGCAGCGGCCCCTGCCCGAGGACCTGGCAGAAGCTCTGGCCAGTGGGGTCATCCTGTGTCAGCTGGCCAACCAGCTGCGGCCCCGCTCCGTGCCCTTCATCCACGTGCCCTCACCTGCTGTG CCAAAACTTAGTGCTCTCAAGTCTCGGAAAAATGTGGAGAGTTTCTTAGAAGCCTGTcgaaaaatgggggtgcctgag GCCGACCTGTGCTCGCCCTCGGATCTCCTCCAGGGCACTGCCCAGGGGCTGTGGACCACCCTGGAGGCTGTGAagcgggtggggggcagggccccCCCGCCCGTCTGGCCCCCTTCTGGTCTGGGCGGCTTCATCTTCTTCTACGTGGTCCTCATGCTGCTGCTCTTTGTCGTCTACACTCGGCTCCTGGGTTCCTAG
- the SAP25 gene encoding histone deacetylase complex subunit SAP25, whose translation MLPRPPPLWDAGKEQAPEEQGPSAGSDPGEAWSSGEEELGEPGTPPQDSPQPRSRRPSWTRREPLLPRAPPGLAAEQSPGTPVALPPQMAWEVAPSRMTVLAPWDPSYKAKAGPRLVWGPSCAAGASFSGRTLCHPSFWPLYEAASGRDLRPRAPATGHQNGEHVPRDAGLPVMCGEDVFLSDPLLPCGQRVPLYLSEASQQVMGSLKLLLPPPIMSPWVLRTSSPGCSTAWLSGPELIALTGLLQMSQGAPRPASSGAPTPPAGSPDPVSDHPGPTGGPSCSRCTDPSVPRTPEAH comes from the exons ATGTTGCCCCGGCCGCCTCCGCTGTGGGACGCGGGCAAAGAGCAGGCGCCCGAGGAACAAGGCCCCTCGGCGGGCAGTGACCCCGGCGAGGCCTGGAGCTCTGGAGAGGAAGAACTGGGGGAGCCAGGAACCCCCCCACAGGACAG CCCGCAGCCACGGTCCCGAAGGCCTTCCTGGACCCGGAGAGAGCCGCTGCTGCCCCGGGCCCCCCCAGGCCTGGCTGCCGAGCAGTCCCCAGGAACCCCAG ttGCCCTTCCGCCCCAGATGGCCTGGGAGGTGGCCCCCTCAAGGATGACCGTCCTAGCACCGTGGGACCCCAGCTACAAGGCTAAAGCAGGACCTCGGCTGGTGTGG GGGCCCAGCTGTGCGGCAGGCGCCTCCTTCTCAGGCCGGACTTTGTGTCATCCCTCATTCTGGCCACTGTATGAGGCAGCGTCAGGCCGGGACCTCAGGCCCCGGGCCCCAGCAACAGGGCATCAGAACGGAGAGCACGTGCCCAGGGACGCAG GGCTCCCAGTGATGTGCGGAGAAGATGTCTTTCTGTCAGACCCGCTGCTGCCCTGTGGCCAGCGTGTCCCGCTGTACCTGTCGGAGGCCTCTCAGCAG GTCATGGGCTCTCTGAAGCTGCTGCTCCCACCTCCTATCATGTCTCCCTGGGTCCTCCGCACCTCGTCCCCGGGCTGCTCCACCGCCTGGCTCAGTGGGCCTGAGCTGATCGCCCTCACTGGCCTCCTGCAGATGAGCCAAGGGGCTCCGAGACCTGCCTCCTCGGGGGctcccacgccccctgctggCTCCCCAGACCCTGTATCTGACCACCCAGGCCCCACTGGCGGCCCCAGCTGTTCTCGCTGCACTGACCCGTCTGTCCCACGAACTCCAGAAGCCCACTGA
- the LOC125090697 gene encoding insulin receptor substrate 1-like, which yields MKPGGGGPTAAPESEPADRPLVLPRPGACPADVRLCGHLRKQKSQRRRFFVLRADPPRLECYESEKKFRAGRAPPKLCVSLAGACTISKRVDARQRHLIVLYTRDRSLGVAAACEAEQQAWYGALLEARAAAGPSLHEDPGAWILAPFQDVWPVTLRPKGLGRTRGLGSGRYRLCLGSGVLSLLRKPKGRGSGDTQASPPPPALRLSLFSVRRCGHADSFFFLELGRSAPTGPGELWLQAPDALVAQSIHETVLAAMKRLGEGGATGRAEPLPRDPPTGAYRPSASQSSPTLASTAQSSGGSPRGGLRERSRKTTLQTLATAASHPKDLELGGGYIAMGAGSDYEPMGGGEAGGYMVMAPPGLVASAHATPKDQLQVCRGTEYVPMSRFLPRSLFSSSLPGSYELGAGESGPSFQGPRCSMGECWGPAGAHPSLQPPSELAGEYVCIKYVAPDYLGMGTATQEPPNGRLNYADLDLIPSLEVRGDSRNPQHSYARINFQNLREAPVRCGQLRAV from the exons ATGAAGCCCGGAGGCGGTGGCCCCACGGCGGCCCCGGAGTCCGAGCCGGCGGACAGGCCGCTGGTTCTGCCGCGGCCCGGGGCCTGTCCCGCTGACGTGCGGCTCTGCGGCCACCTGCGGAAGCAGAAGTCGCAGCGCCGCCGCTTCTTCGTGCTCCGCGCCGACCCGCCGCGCCTCGAGTGCTACGAGAGCGAGAAGAAGTTCCGCGCGGGCCGAGCGCCGCCCAAGCTCTGCGTGAGCCTGGCGGGCGCGTGCACCATCAGCAAACGCGTGGACGCGCGCCAGCGCCACCTGATCGTCCTCTACACGCGCGACCGCAGCCTGGGCGTGGCGGCGGCCTGCGAGGCGGAGCAGCAGGCGTGGTACGGCGCCCTGCTGGAGGCGCGCGCGGCCGCGG GTCCCAGCCTCCACGAGGACCCAGGCGCCTGGATTCTCGCTCCATTTCAGGACGTCTGGCCCGTGACGCTGCGGCCCAAGGGACTGGGGCGAACACGAGGCCTGGGCAGCGGCCGCTACCGCCTGTGCCTGGGTTCAGGGGTGCTGAGCCTGCTGCGGAAGCCCAAGGGCAGAGGCTCTGGAGACACCCAGGCTTCGCCTCCGCCGCCCGCCCTGCGCCTGTCCCTGTTCAGTGTGCGCCGCTGCGGCCACGCAGACTCCTTCTTCTTCCTGGAGCTCGGCCGCTCGGCACCCACGGGTCCCGGGGAGCTGTGGCTACAGGCGCCCGACGCCCTGGTGGCCCAAAGCATCCACGAGACTGTACTGGCCGCCATGAAGCGACTCGGGGAGGGCGGTGCCACCGGCAGGGCTGAGCCACTGCCAAGGGATCCCCCGACCGGCGCTTACAGACCCTCTGCCTCCCAATCTTCTCCGACCCTGGCCTCGACGGCCCAGTCAAGCGGCGGGAGCCCTCGCGGGGGcctcagggagagaagcaggaaaaccaCCCTCCAGACGCTGGCAACGGCAGCCTCGCACCCCAAGGACTTGGAGCTGGGAGGGGGCTACATAGCCATGGGAGCCGGAAGCGACTATGAGCCCATGGGGGGTGGCGAAGCGGGTGGCTACATGGTGATGGCACCCCCTGGCCTTGTGGCCTCTGCCCACGCAACCCCCAAAGACCAACTCCAAGTTTGCAGAGGCACCGAATACGTGCCCATGAGCCGCTTTCTGCCACGGTCCTTGTTCTCCAGCTCCCTGCCCGGTTCCTATGAGCTCGGGGCTGGGGAGTCTGGACCTTCCTTCCAAGGACCCCGTTGCAGCATGGGGGAATGTTGGGGACCAGCAGGGGCTCACCCCTCCTTGCAGCCACCCTCAGAGCTAGCAGGGGAGTACGTGTGCATCAAGTACGTGGCCCCTGACTACTTAGGAATGGGCACTGCCACACAAGAACCCCCCAACGGCCGCCTCAACTACGCTGACCTGGACCTGATCCCTTCACTGGAGGTTCGAGGCGACAGCAGGAACCCACAACACAGCTATGCCCGCATCAACTTCCAGAACCTCAGGGAGGCTCCGGTGAGATGTGGGCAGCTCCGCGCTGTCTAG